Proteins from one Pelodiscus sinensis isolate JC-2024 chromosome 21, ASM4963464v1, whole genome shotgun sequence genomic window:
- the CRYBA1 gene encoding beta-crystallin A3, which translates to MEEAAAQAELGTVPTARMTQTNPLPGPTGPWKLTAYDQENFQGKKMEFTSACSNTMERGFDTVRSLKVDCGAWIGYEHTSFCGQQFILERGEYPRWDAWSGSNAYHTERLMAFRPICCANHKESKMTVFERENFLGRQWEIADDYPSLQAMGWANNEVGSMKVQCGAWVCYQYPGYRGYQYLLESDHHGGDYKHCREWGTHAQTFQVQSIRRVQQ; encoded by the exons atggaggaagcagcagcgcaggccGAGCTAG gCACCGTCCCCACAGCCAGGATGACTCAGACCAACCCTCTgcccggccccacgggccccTGGAAG CTCACCGCCTACGACCAAGAGAACTTCCAGGGGAAGAAGATGGAGTTCACCTCGGCCTGCTCCAACACCATGGAGCGCGGCTTCGACACCGTCCGCTCCCTCAAGGTGGACTGTGGGGC CTGGATCGGCTACGAGCACACCAGCTTCTGCGGGCAGCAGTTTATCCTGGAGCGGGGCGAATACCCGCGGTGGGACGCCTGGAGCGGAAGCAACGCCTACCACACCGAGCGCCTGATGGCCTTCCGCCCCATCTGCTGCGCG AACCACAAGGAGTCGAAGATGACGGTCTTCGAGAGGGAGAACTTCCTGGGACGCCAGTGGGAAATCGCGGACGACTACCCCTCCCTGCAGGCCATGGGCTGGGCCAACAACGAAGTGGGCTCCATGAAGGTGCAGTGCGGCGC CTGGGTGTGCTACCAGTATCCCGGTTACCGTGGCTACCAGTACCTTTTGGAGAGCGACCACCACGGGGGAGATTACAAGCACTGCAGGGAATGGGGCACCCACGCCCAGACCTTCCAGGTCCAGTCCATCCGGCGCGTCCAGCAGTAG